The Bombus pyrosoma isolate SC7728 linkage group LG3, ASM1482585v1, whole genome shotgun sequence genome has a segment encoding these proteins:
- the LOC122566276 gene encoding Bardet-Biedl syndrome 5 protein homolog isoform X9: MQLRLGEFTVDKLDLIEDTKGNAGDTGRLIVTNLRIIWHSSFLPRINLSIGYNTFITINTKTIHSLQGKHVQALHILASFRHCRYEFLFTNQDLKSTRHYTSVIGVYRAYVSSKIYREIKLRSGIINDKQLILLPLETVHSTLQDIWNLSLEQGNVGTFIVTNIRLVWFADMNYQFNISIPYLIIANITVKNSKFGPTLVVTSTESSGGYILGFQLNPIQKLHTVYKEILMLLKVFEKSPIFGIDYTFEHEAPLQQLNIEQQSEIQDNQTEISNVFGYYFSEGLNQRKPSFSIYLGLAAEEPRETSTLQSLWELVRQT; this comes from the exons ATGCAGCTACGATTGGGCGAATTTACTGTTGATAAACTTGATTTAATAGAAGATACAAAAGGAAATGCAGGAGATACTGGAAGACTTATAGTAACTAATCTCAGAATTATATGGCACTCTTCATTTCTTCCCAGAATCAATCTAA GTATTGGCTATAACACctttataacaataaatactAAAACTATACATAGT TTGCAAGGAAAGCATGTGCAAGCGTTACATATTTTAGCTTCCTTCCGACATTGCAGatatgaatttctatttacaaaTCAAGATTTAAAAAGTACAAGACATTATACATCTGTTATTGGTGTTTACAG AGCATATGTTTCatcaaaaatttatcgagaaattaaattgaGAAGTGggataattaatgataaacaattaatattactaCCACTGGAAACAGTTCATTCAACTTTGCAAGATATTTGGAATTTATCATTAGAACAG gGAAATGTTGGAACTtttattgtaacaaatatacgTTTAGTTTGGTTTGCTGATATGAATTATCAATTCAATATATCAATTCCTTATCTTATAATAGCAaat attaccgttaaaaattcaaaatttggTCCAACTCTAGTCGTTACTAGTACAGAATCCAGTGGAGGATATATATTAGGATTTCAATTAAATCCTATCCAAAAACTTCATACtgtttataaagaaattttaatgttattaaaagtGTTTGAAAAATCTCCTATTTTTGGTATTGATTATACATTTGAACATGAG GCTCCATTACAACAATTAAACATAGAACAACAATCTGAGATACAAGACAATCaaactgaaatttcaaatgtgtTTGGTTATTATTTCTCTGAAGGTTTAAATCAAAGAAAACCTagtttttcgatttatttagGTCTTGCAGCAGAAGAACCTCGAGAAACTAGTACACTACAAAGCCTATGGGAACTTGTGCGTCAAACTTAA
- the LOC122566276 gene encoding Bardet-Biedl syndrome 5 protein homolog isoform X8 — translation MYLSKMWQDNEVRFDVSYTHMQLRLGEFTVDKLDLIEDTKGNAGDTGRLIVTNLRIIWHSSFLPRINLSIGYNTFITINTKTIHSLQGKHVQALHILASFRHCRYEFLFTNQDLKSTRHYTSVIGVYRAYVSSKIYREIKLRSGIINDKQLILLPLETVHSTLQDIWNLSLEQGNVGTFIVTNIRLVWFADMNYQFNISIPYLIIANITVKNSKFGPTLVVTSTESSGGYILGFQLNPIQKLHTVYKEILMLLKVFEKSPIFGIDYTFEHEAPLQQLNIEQQSEIQDNQTEISNVFGYYFSEGLNQRKPSFSIYLGLAAEEPRETSTLQSLWELVRQT, via the exons tCATATGCAGCTACGATTGGGCGAATTTACTGTTGATAAACTTGATTTAATAGAAGATACAAAAGGAAATGCAGGAGATACTGGAAGACTTATAGTAACTAATCTCAGAATTATATGGCACTCTTCATTTCTTCCCAGAATCAATCTAA GTATTGGCTATAACACctttataacaataaatactAAAACTATACATAGT TTGCAAGGAAAGCATGTGCAAGCGTTACATATTTTAGCTTCCTTCCGACATTGCAGatatgaatttctatttacaaaTCAAGATTTAAAAAGTACAAGACATTATACATCTGTTATTGGTGTTTACAG AGCATATGTTTCatcaaaaatttatcgagaaattaaattgaGAAGTGggataattaatgataaacaattaatattactaCCACTGGAAACAGTTCATTCAACTTTGCAAGATATTTGGAATTTATCATTAGAACAG gGAAATGTTGGAACTtttattgtaacaaatatacgTTTAGTTTGGTTTGCTGATATGAATTATCAATTCAATATATCAATTCCTTATCTTATAATAGCAaat attaccgttaaaaattcaaaatttggTCCAACTCTAGTCGTTACTAGTACAGAATCCAGTGGAGGATATATATTAGGATTTCAATTAAATCCTATCCAAAAACTTCATACtgtttataaagaaattttaatgttattaaaagtGTTTGAAAAATCTCCTATTTTTGGTATTGATTATACATTTGAACATGAG GCTCCATTACAACAATTAAACATAGAACAACAATCTGAGATACAAGACAATCaaactgaaatttcaaatgtgtTTGGTTATTATTTCTCTGAAGGTTTAAATCAAAGAAAACCTagtttttcgatttatttagGTCTTGCAGCAGAAGAACCTCGAGAAACTAGTACACTACAAAGCCTATGGGAACTTGTGCGTCAAACTTAA
- the LOC122566276 gene encoding Bardet-Biedl syndrome 5 protein homolog isoform X7, translating into MYLCMCYHSQHTLLILHHRTDHFFRFLFFGCHMQLRLGEFTVDKLDLIEDTKGNAGDTGRLIVTNLRIIWHSSFLPRINLSIGYNTFITINTKTIHSLQGKHVQALHILASFRHCRYEFLFTNQDLKSTRHYTSVIGVYRAYVSSKIYREIKLRSGIINDKQLILLPLETVHSTLQDIWNLSLEQGNVGTFIVTNIRLVWFADMNYQFNISIPYLIIANITVKNSKFGPTLVVTSTESSGGYILGFQLNPIQKLHTVYKEILMLLKVFEKSPIFGIDYTFEHEAPLQQLNIEQQSEIQDNQTEISNVFGYYFSEGLNQRKPSFSIYLGLAAEEPRETSTLQSLWELVRQT; encoded by the exons tCATATGCAGCTACGATTGGGCGAATTTACTGTTGATAAACTTGATTTAATAGAAGATACAAAAGGAAATGCAGGAGATACTGGAAGACTTATAGTAACTAATCTCAGAATTATATGGCACTCTTCATTTCTTCCCAGAATCAATCTAA GTATTGGCTATAACACctttataacaataaatactAAAACTATACATAGT TTGCAAGGAAAGCATGTGCAAGCGTTACATATTTTAGCTTCCTTCCGACATTGCAGatatgaatttctatttacaaaTCAAGATTTAAAAAGTACAAGACATTATACATCTGTTATTGGTGTTTACAG AGCATATGTTTCatcaaaaatttatcgagaaattaaattgaGAAGTGggataattaatgataaacaattaatattactaCCACTGGAAACAGTTCATTCAACTTTGCAAGATATTTGGAATTTATCATTAGAACAG gGAAATGTTGGAACTtttattgtaacaaatatacgTTTAGTTTGGTTTGCTGATATGAATTATCAATTCAATATATCAATTCCTTATCTTATAATAGCAaat attaccgttaaaaattcaaaatttggTCCAACTCTAGTCGTTACTAGTACAGAATCCAGTGGAGGATATATATTAGGATTTCAATTAAATCCTATCCAAAAACTTCATACtgtttataaagaaattttaatgttattaaaagtGTTTGAAAAATCTCCTATTTTTGGTATTGATTATACATTTGAACATGAG GCTCCATTACAACAATTAAACATAGAACAACAATCTGAGATACAAGACAATCaaactgaaatttcaaatgtgtTTGGTTATTATTTCTCTGAAGGTTTAAATCAAAGAAAACCTagtttttcgatttatttagGTCTTGCAGCAGAAGAACCTCGAGAAACTAGTACACTACAAAGCCTATGGGAACTTGTGCGTCAAACTTAA